The genomic window CAAATGCATGGGAAATGATTGGTGACTAAAAAGTCATTGCAGACTGTATGCAAATATTAGATTATTTTGCAATGGAGTCACTGTGTGAAAggtgaatctattttttttttatattcctcTGCTTAAGAGAATAacagattttaaaaatgtataatattgaatttaaatacattttggacttttactCTGTGATGATGTTGAAGGATGACCTCAGAGGAACTGGAAAAACCAGTCGGGGCATATTTGCATGTCCTTTGGCAGTAAGTCTGAGTGACTTTTTATCTTGAGTTTTATTTGGACTTATGTTTATCTAGTCACCCTTTCCCCTTTTACATTTATGTGTCATGAAGCTTTTCGGCTGCTCAGCGGCAGCACAGGTGAAGACCAGCAGAGAGACCAAAGGCCAGTTTCTGTCCATCAACATGTCCTTCTCAGTGGGCGTGATGTCGGCCATGTATCTCACCAAAGGCATCACGGGTAGCGTACAAACAGCCACTTGAGTCTAAGGTCCAGCATTAAAACGCTGATGTGATGTCATCATCTGCAGGTGCCCACCTAAACCCGGCCGTGACGCTCAGTTTCTGTGTACTGGGTCAGGTGCCATGGAAGAGGATGCTGCCATATTGGCTCTCGCAGGTTCTGGGAGGATACGTTGCATCGGCGCTCGTCTACATGGTCTACTACGGTCGGTCTTTTGGAGTATTGTAGATTTTGCAGCTTGGGTGACTTaccaaaaaaattgtaaaattatttaaaattaattcaAGCGATGATTGTCACGACATCTCAACTCCGAGGTAATTGTGAGATAAGATAAAAATTGAAGAGCCCGACAGTGGGAACGTTCACGTTGCGCAACAGCAGAGAGCAAAGTGTGATGTGCACATGTTTGataattggggaaaaaaatattagcttttgtttttcttagatGCTATCATGGATTTTAGTGGCGGGATATTGACCGTCTATGGACCAAATGAGACGGCGTCCATATTTGCCACTTATCCCTCAGAGTATCTCACCTTGGGCAGAAGTTTTCTAGACCAGGTGCGTTTACAAAAATACTTTTCTACTCTTTACTATAAtgacgtgacttttttttttcttcttaactgAGAGCAGGTGGTGGGCACTGGCATGCTCATGTTATGCATCCTATGTCTGGACGAGAAGAGGAACACGCCGGCTCCCAGCGGGCTGATTCCCGTCATCGTGGCGGTCATCGTGCTGGGCATTTCCATGTCCATGTCGGGCAACTGCGGGGCGGCCATCAACCCTGCCCGTGATCTGGGACCTCGACTTTTTACTCTGACTGCCGGCTGGGGCTCGGAGGTCTTCACGTGAGTACAACCCAATGAGATTGTATGTTTACGATTGCTGCCTGTTCATGGGTCAAGGTCTGCTCGGGGCAGCTTGATCGTACAAATGTGATTTGGAAAAACGTGGATTTGGCCGCTCGGCTTTTGCCCTCTTTAACAAAatcaacaaagcaaaaaaatgataCTGTGGTTCAAGTTAATTGATATATTTTAATTGTATCTGGTTATTGTAGTAATGCTAATTTTGACTTGCGCAGGTGTTACAACTACTGGTTCTGGGTGCCCCTGGTGGGCCCCCTTCTCGGCGGCGTTTCCGGTTCTTTACTCTATTTAATGTTCATCCACTGGCATCTGCCTGACCCGGATCCCCTCAAAGACGCAGACACGACCTCCATTGCCAGCGATACAAGCAAGCAGCCCGCTAGCGCGCCACTGATTGGCATCGAGTTAAAGACGGCGTCATTCTGAGAAGGTCACGGAAAAGTCTGAGatggacatttttatttttcatcttcAAGTTAAGAGCGCTTTTTTGTCTATTTTACTCATCATTGAGGTGAGCTTTATAGAACGGAAGGCGCTTGTGTCATAatcttgtttacatttttttccccttgattTGATACTTCTTAATCTAAATGAtggttgtatttatttgtatgttGCTGTTatcaaaaatataataatattcagTTTCTCCAGGCTGGGCAAATAATtgattttaatatatttaaataatacattttattatatttatatatatttaatatattttagcTTTGATACTATAAtactattcatttttttattttttttaatatcctatTTACTACTGTAATATTTACCCAAACGCATCAGTTTTATTATGCTGATGGAACTGTAGAGGGCGCCACTAAATAAGACAAACATCAAGCGCGAGGTATATTTTTGAACTCACCTGATGTGTAAATAAACGTATATGAAGAATAAACATCGTTTAGAATAAATCAACTAAATGGAAG from Syngnathus typhle isolate RoL2023-S1 ecotype Sweden linkage group LG10, RoL_Styp_1.0, whole genome shotgun sequence includes these protein-coding regions:
- the aqp10a gene encoding aquaporin-10a, yielding MSEHLADMLKRRVFRVTNALLKECMAEFLGTFILLLFGCSAAAQVKTSRETKGQFLSINMSFSVGVMSAMYLTKGITGAHLNPAVTLSFCVLGQVPWKRMLPYWLSQVLGGYVASALVYMVYYDAIMDFSGGILTVYGPNETASIFATYPSEYLTLGRSFLDQVVGTGMLMLCILCLDEKRNTPAPSGLIPVIVAVIVLGISMSMSGNCGAAINPARDLGPRLFTLTAGWGSEVFTCYNYWFWVPLVGPLLGGVSGSLLYLMFIHWHLPDPDPLKDADTTSIASDTSKQPASAPLIGIELKTASF